A stretch of Hydractinia symbiolongicarpus strain clone_291-10 chromosome 9, HSymV2.1, whole genome shotgun sequence DNA encodes these proteins:
- the LOC130657759 gene encoding tubulin alpha-3 chain-like, with the protein MHFSLLYTLRECISVHVGQAGCQIGKACWELYCLEHGIQPDGLMAGFDTSSDSYDEPLNTFFAETRSRHHIPRAVFVDMEPLVIDEIRNGPYQYLFQTEQLINGNENTGNLYARAYHNVGEKLVDQTIDQIRKLTDQCGSLQGFLLFRSLGGGTGSGFYSLLIDRLTEYYGRKVNIEFAVYPTPEISTSVLEPYNSILTAHASRRLVDCIFMIDNKVFYDICNLSFRCRSYTRLNHLISQVLSSITTSLRFGGSLNANLDDIRRNLIPHPNFNFSKVSYASHTFKGFTTFGDFTKKNYSVTELTDQCFEKTNHAKEKFISCCLLYRGDVVSKDVNASIAAIKTKRTIQFVDWCPAGFKIDINYQPVSSIPEFGFPTASRAVCMLSNTTAIAEAWNALALKFDRMYSMRAFVHWYVGEGMEEREFSDAREDLAMLEDDYSEAEMQLGGDDENELRTRSRTSSYSGTKV; encoded by the exons ATGCACTTTTCATTGCTCTACACGTtg cGTGAATGTATTTCGGTACACGTTGGACAAGCTGGATGTCAAATTGGCAAAGCATGTTGGGAGTTGTATTGTTTGGAGCATGGTATCCAACCGGACGGGCTAATGGCAGGCTTCGACACATCTTCAGACAGCTATGATGAGCCGTTAAACACTTTTTTTGCTGAGACCAGATCTCGTCATCATATACCACGTGCTGTTTTCGTTGACATGGAACCATTGGTAATTG ATGAGATCCGAAATGGACCCTACCAATACTTATTTCAAACAGAGCAGCTCATTAACGGAAATGAAAACACTGGTAACCTTTACGCACGTGCGTATCACAATGTTGGCGAGAAACTAGTTGATCAAACCATCGACCAGATTAGAAAACTTACGGATCAATGTGGTTCCTTACAGGGATTTCTTTTGTTCCGCTCTCTTGGTGGAGGGACTGGGTCTGGATTTTACTCCCTACTGATAGATCGATTAACTGAATATTATGGAAGAAAGGTAAACATTGAATTCGCAGTTTACCCAACTCCTGAGATCAGTACCTCAGTTTTGGAACCGTATAATTCTATTCTTACTGCACATGCCTCGCGTAGGCTAGTTGATTGCATTTTTATGATAGATAACAAGGTTTTCTACGATATTTGTAACCTTTCTTTTCGGTGCAGATCTTATACGAGATTAAATCACTTAATAAGTCAAGTATTGTCAAGCATCACAACTTCGTTACGTTTTGGTGGTTCATTGAATGCAAATTTAGACGACATCCGGAGAAATTTGATTCCGCATCCAAATTTCAACTTCTCTAAGGTATCATACGCATCTCACACTTTTAAAGGTTTCACTACATTTGGAGAtttcactaaaaaaaattattctgttaCTGAGTTAACCGaccaatgttttgaaaaaacaaatcaCGCCAAAGAAAAATTCATATCTTGTTGTTTACTTTACCGAGGTGATGTTGTATCAAAAGATGTCAATGCCAGTATCGCTGCAATCAAAACAAAACGTACCATACAATTTGTTGATTGGTGTCCAGCTGGATTTAAAATTGATATCAATTACCAACCAGTATCGTCTATTCCTGAATTTGGATTTCCTACAGCTTCGAGAGCTGTGTGTATGTTAAGCAATACAACAGCTATTGCTGAAGCCTGGAATGCTTTGGCTTTAAAGTTTGATCGCATGTATTCGATGCGTGCATTTGTGCATTGGTATGTTGGTGAAGGTATGGAGGAAAGAGAATTTTCAGATGCAAGAGAAGATTTAGCAATGCTAGAAGATGATTACTCAGAAGCTGAGATGCAATTGGGTGGCGATGATGAGAACGAATTGCGAACACGATCACGAACATCATCGTACTCTGGCACCAAGGTTTAG
- the LOC130656802 gene encoding uncharacterized protein LOC130656802: MKQTSQQHIGYIYTGENYTTMLALSIAFVLAVTISAAPHGNDNDIEDLISALSSKRERPRPGRELYNRGAMPPRIGRAYYDDMQDSFLHTLKRDLMEKVEEEFTKRQWRASRLGKDWLRHHGKRMQDSFLHKKSIFDILKDEVNDETKKETSFVQKLKKSFPECYNSRDPLCDKLYEDLEKILTELLEITLQ; this comes from the exons ATGAAACAAACGTCACAGCAACATATCGGATACATTTATACTGGTGAAAATt ATACGACAATGCTAGCCTTATCAATCGCGTTTGTTTTGGCTGTCACCATTTCCGCGGCTCCGCACGGAAATGATAATGACATAGAAGATCTAATTTCAGCACTTAGTTCGAAACGAGAACGACCACGTCCTGGCCGAGAGTTATACAACAGAGGTGCCATGCCCCCAAGAATAGGAAGAGCGTATTATGACGACATGCAAGATAGTTTTCTTCACACATTAAAAAGAGATTTGATGGAAAAAGTTGAAGAAGAGTTTACCAAGCGACAGTGGAGAGCGTCACGATTGGGTAAGGACTGGCTGCGACACCATGGCAAGAGAATGCAGGATTCGTTTCTGcacaaaaaatcaatttttgacATTCTAAAAGACGAAGTCAACGatgaaacaaaaaaggaaacatCCTTTGTGCAGAAGCTGAAGAAAAGTTTCCCAGAATGTTACAACAGTAGGGATCCTTTATGTGACAAGCTCTACGAAGatttagaaaaaattttaactgaACTACTTGAAATAACATTGCAATGA
- the LOC130657255 gene encoding synaptic vesicle 2-related protein-like gives MAVTYTINDAVEKFGYGMFNFKLTLLLSIMYLTDGVELTLVALASPRIKCLWNLTSTETALLSSAVFGGMLCGGVYWGEIADKMGRKLPMVVCAALVVYFGLLSGVTFNVWSLFVMRAFVGFFMVCIPATVIVYGVEFIPIKYRGSVAFGFNFSYAFGSMFASGLAYLVMNNLGWRWYMILCTAPAILFLAFSTWLPESVRYLYIAGRYNDVVALLHRISRENKETLPNGELVKIKVIKERGNIFDLFTPNVIISTLVLLVIVNVALMGYFGAVFLGSQIIQSGKLDCISKSVTKQSNSTCYKLTNDDYMWNVLLSFGDLTGVLITVLFLHRVSRKVMMRVLFIPAAASFPLLYICISTTINIVVMFLARGLLLASTQIVLVYVAEFYPTRIRGTAVAFFFGTSRIGVIASIFLIEVLFEYSYFLMTIIYCALLLLTALLVSCLSADTRNTKLLDR, from the coding sequence ATGGCCGTCACGTACACGATCAATGATGCAGTAGAAAAGTTTGGTTATGGAATGTTTAACTTCAAGCTTACTTTACTACTGTCCATTATGTATTTGACCGATGGTGTTGAGCTTACTTTAGTTGCATTAGCATCTCCGCGGATAAAGTGTTTATGGAATTTGACATCCACAGAAACAGCGTTGCTTTCCTCAGCTGTATTTGGAGGCATGTTGTGTGGTGGAGTTTACTGGGGCGAGATTGCAGATAAAATGGGACGAAAGTTGCCTATGGTTGTCTGCGCAGCATTGGTTGTGTACTTTGGACTTCTTTCTGGTGTAACATTTAATGTATGGTCACTTTTTGTTATGCGTGCATTTGTTGGTTTTTTCATGGTTTGTATTCCGGCTACAGTGATAGTTTACGGTGTTGAATTCATTCCAATAAAATATAGAGGCAGTGTTGCATTCGGATTTAATTTTAGTTACGCCTTTGGCTCAATGTTCGCATCCGGTTTAGCATATTTGGTGATGAACAATTTGGGATGGCGTTGGTACATGATTTTGTGTACTGCGCCTGCCATTTTATTTCTAGCATTTTCAACATGGTTACCTGAATCAGTTAGATATCTATACATAGCTGGTCGGTATAACGATGTTGTGGCATTATTACACAGAATTTCAAGAGAAAATAAAGAAACGCTCCCAAATGGAGAActtgtaaaaataaaagttataaaGGAACGAGGAAATATATTCGACTTGTTCACTCCAAATGTTATCATATCCACATTAGTTTTGCTGGTAATAGTAAACGTTGCTTTGATGGGATACTTTGGTGCTGTATTTTTGGGCTCGCAAATTATCCAATCAGGTAAACTTGATTGTATTAGTAAAAGTGTTACCAAACAGTCAAACTCCACATGTTACAAACTAACTAACGATGACTATATGTGGAACGTATTACTTTCTTTCGGAGATTTGACTGGTGTGCTTATAACCGTCTTATTTTTACACCGAGTATCTAGAAAGGTTATGATGCGAGTACTATTTATCCCAGCTGCAGCAAGTTTTCCATTGTTATATATCTGTATATCGACGACAATCAACATAGTTGTTATGTTTTTAGCGCGTGGACTTTTGTTAGCCTCAACACAAATAGTGTTAGTGTATGTAGCAGAGTTTTATCCTACGAGAATACGAGGAACAGCCGTTGCTTTCTTTTTTGGAACATCTCGAATTGGTGTGATTGCATCAATATTTTTGATCGaagttctttttgagtattcatACTTCCTTATGACAATTATTTATTGTGCTTTGCTATTATTGACAGCTTTGTTAGTTTCTTGTTTATCTGCTGATACAAGAAATACAAAATTGTTGGACAGATAA